The genomic segment TCCGGCCGCCAGGATTTCGGGCATAAGCACGACCTGTCCTCCTATTTTCTGCCCTACGCCATGATGGCGCGTCTCGACGGAGATGCCGAGTTCCAGGCGGCCGCCGACCTCGCCTACGGACAGCTGCGTCATCCGGGCAGCTGCCCGACGAACGCTGCGGTCCGGCTGCTGCTGGATCCGTCGCTGCAGGAGCAGGCGGTTCAGCCGGCCGCGCTGCCGACCGATTACCGCAAGCTGCTGCATGCGGACTTCCCGCGCCAGCAATACCTGGTGGCGATGGAAGGCGCGGGGCATAACGGCCGCATCTATCACAGCCGCCTGCACCCCGACTTCGGCGCAGCCGTCGCCCGGGTGCGCAACGGGGACGAGAGCGTCACGATCAGCGCGGAGACGCCTTCCTTCTTCGCGTTGCGGCACGGCGCCGCGCGGCTGCTCGGCGTTCAGGTAGCCACCTATTTCGCGCCGGGCTTCGTCCCGATGAACAGCCTGATCGAAGCGGAGGGCGGATACCGGCTTGCCGGCGAGCAGCTCAAAGGCTACTACGGCCCGGTGGCGGCCGGGCGCCTGCCGGCGACGGCGGGCGAAGCGACCAGCCCTTGGTACCTGCTGCCGCACCATTTGCGCGAGGAGACGCACGTACAGCGGCTTCGCGTCGAAGTCGACGTGCTGGAGACGGCCGACGGTTGGGAGCTCGTCATCCGTTCCGGCGAACCCGAGGACGCGATGGCGCAGATCTCCGTCATTCTGGCCGCGGACGGCGAGCTGACCGGCGGCGAGCTGGCGCCTGCGGGCGAGGGCAAGCAGTTCTGGAAGTCCGGCACGCTGCGGTACGAAGCGGGCGGGGGCGTGCTTGAACTGGAAGGCGGCGCCTTCGCGCACACGGCCGGGTTCGTGCGCGAGGCGAACCTGCCGACCGACTGCCAAACGCTGCTGCTGAACGTCGTCGCGCCGTTCGAGACGCGGATCCGCATCCGGACCGTGCCGCGCGCGGAGGGTTGACCGCGACTTGCGTGATTGCCACTTGCCTGATTGCCACTTGCTTGATTGGGATCTGCTTGATTGCGACTTGCCTTAACCCTTTAGCCATTTTGTCATTTTAAGCCTGGAGTGATCATCCATGACCGATTATATCGAACGGCGCGAGAGCATCGGCTACTGGCTGGGCGAGGATGCCGCCGGCATCCTCGGCGCGGTGGCCGGGCGCTACCTGGGCGCCAATCCCGAGATTCCCTTCGCGCTGCGCGCGTTCTCGGCGGACGGCATTCTCCAGACCGAAGAAGGCTATTACGACTTCGACATGGGCCGGCGGCTGCCGGACGCCAGGCACGGTGAGGTCGCTTATGCGTGCGGACTCGCATGGAGCGACGACGAGCGCTCGCTGGACGCGGGGATCATGCCCGCGAGCCCGGTCCGCTTTTACTTGAACGGTACGCTGCTGTACCGTTCCGGCGCGGTCGACGAGATGAAGCCGGACGCCAAGGCGATCGTCCCGCTCCTGCTGCGCAAGGGCTGGAATACGCTCCTGCTCGAAATGCGCAGGACGGAAGCGGGCTTCGGCTGCCGCTTCGGCGCGGAGGAAGGCAAGGTACGCATCCTGCAGGTGCTGGCGCCGTTCGCCGAGCGCCGCGAGACTGCGGGCTGGGCGTATTCCGAAGCGCTTCCGGCCGCCGCATATGGCGAAGGGCTCGGGTTCCCCGATTTCGGCGGCGAGGAAGCGGATACGGGCATCGCCTGGCTGCCGGCGCGCGAGTGGCCGGCGGAAGCGGCGGCCAGGCCGAACTTCGAGCGCATCTTCGGCGTGCCGGAAGGCGCGGCTGCGGGCTATGCCTGGAGCAAGCTGCCGCCGGCGGTGCGAGGCGTGAGCAGCATCTGGCGAGGCTGGGCGCACGGCCCGCTCACCGTCTGGCTCGACGGGCAGCCGGTCATCGAGCTGACCGGGGCTGGCGCATTCGAACACGATCTGCCGTTGGCGTTCAAGGACGGCCATGTGCTGGTCCGCGCGGAGACGGGCGAGCAAGGCTGGGGCTTTGAGCTCGCGGTGTCCGCGGCGGAGTCGGGCGCACCGGTGAGCTTCGAGCTGCCGGCGCCGGTTCACGGGGCGGACTTAGCTGGCGGCTGGCTTTACGCGGGACCGCTGCCGGCCGATCATCGCGAGGTGCCTGCTGCCGTGCAGTCGGTCAAGCGGCTGTTTAAGCTGGCCGACGGTGCGGCTGCAGCCGGGGCTGGTGCTTTTGCAGGCGCGAACGGCATGACCGGCTGGGCGCTGAACGGTCCGGGCCTCAGGCTGCGGCCGTATTACGAGAACGCAATGCTGAGCAACCGCTGGACGGCGGGCGCAGCGACCAACTTCGGCCGCTGGGACTACCCGCTCGGCGTGACGATGTACGGCCTGCTGCAGACGGCCCGCGAACTCGGACGTCCGGAGATCGCGGACTATGCCCGCGCCCATATCGACAGCTGCACCGATTGGTACGAATATTCCCTCTGGGACAAGGCCGCTTACGGCTTTCCTTCGATCAATCACCAGCTTGTGCTCGTGAAGATGCTGGACAACTGCGGCTCGTTCGGCTCGGCGATGCTCGAGGCGTATCCGTCCGAAGGCAACGCGGATTGCCTGGCGATCGCGAACGTCATCGCGGACTTTATCGCGAACCGGCTGGAGCGGCGAGACGACGGCGCGTATTACCGTCTATGCGTCGGCGAATACGCCGCCGATACGATGTGGGCGGACGACCTGTACATGAGCGCGCCTTTTCTGAGCCGTTATGCGGGCATTACCGGGGACCGGCGTTATCTGGACGACGCGGCGAGCCAGTTCTTGCATTACCGGCGCTACCTGTACATGGAAGACCGGGGCGTCATGAGCCATGTGTACGACTTCAAATACGGCAAGGCGACGCGCATTCCGTGGGGCAGAGGCAACGGCTGGACGCTGTTCTCGCTGTCGGAGCTGCTGGAGCGGCTGCCTTTGGCCCACGAGGACCGGCCGGCGCTGCTCGCGTTTTTCCGCGAGCTGTGCGCGGGGATCGCGGCGCAGCAGGGCGAGTCCGGCCTGTGGCGGCAGGTGCTGACCGATCCGGACGCGTACGAGGAGGCCTCCTGCACGGCGATGTTCGCCTACGCCTTCGCGCGCGGCGTCCGGTTCGGATGGCTGGACGATTCCATCCGCTTCTCGGAAGCCGCGCTGCGCGGCTGGCGGGGACTCGCTTCGAAGGCGATCGACCGCAACGGCAACGTGCACGGCGTTTGCAGCGGCTCGCGTTATTCGTTTACCGAGGACTACTACAAATACGATCTGCTCACCGTCGTCAACGACAACCATGGCACAGGCATTATGATGCTGGCGGGCGTGGAGATCTGCCGACTTGAAGCGTTCCTGCGCGAGCGGGATTCGTCCAAGACGCGGAGGGCCGTGCAGGCGCCGGGCGGCGTTTGATCGACAATCCCCGGACAGACCCCGGCAAAAGACGGCAAGAGACTGGCGAGCGGCCGAGAGGAGAGAGCGAATTGACCCTACGATTAACGATGGCCCAGGCGCTGCTGAAGTTTCTGGACAACCAATATATATCGGTAGACGGCGCAGAGACCAAGTTCGTGCAAGGCGTGATGGGCATCTTCGGCCACGGCAACGTGACCGGCATCGGCGAGGCGCTTGAGCGCAGCGCGGGCGAGCTTGTCTATGTGCAGGGCAAAAACGAGCAGGGCATGGTTCACGCAGCCGCCGCCTATGCGAAGCAGAAAAACCGCCGGCAGATCTGGGCGTGCACGTCGTCCATCGGCCCGGGCGCGCTGAACATGGTGACGGCCGCGGCGACAGCGACCGTCAACCGGATCCCGGTGCTGCTGCTGCCCGGCGACAACTTCGCCGGCCGTCAGCCCGATCCGGTGCTGCAGCAGCTGGAGGTGGCGTCCGACTACAACGTCTCCGCGGCGGACGCCTTCAAACCGGTCAGTCGCTATTGGGACCGGATCGCCCGGCCCGAGCAGCTCATGGCGGCGGCGCTCCAGGCGATGCGCGTGCTGACCGATCCCGCCGAGACGGGCGCGGTGACGCTGGCGCTGCCGCAGGACGTGCAGGCCGAAGCGTACGACTATCCGGACGCGTTTTTTGTGAAAAGGGTGCATGTCGTCGACCGCCGTCCGCCTTCGGCTGCCGCAGTAGAGCGGGCTGCGGCGCTGATCGCGGCCGCCAAGCGGCCGCTGATCATCGCTGGCGGAGGCGTGCTGTACGCGGACGCGACGGCCGAGCTGGCCGCGTTCGCAGAGCGCTTCGGCATCCCCGTGGCGGAGACGCAGGCGGGTAACAGCGCGCTGCCTTGGGATCACCCGCTCAACCTGGGCGCGATCGGCGTCACCGGCTCGCTGGCGGCCAACCGGGTCGCGGCCGATGCCGATCTCGTCATCGGCATCGGCACGCGGTACTCGGACTTCACGACCGCGTCGAAGCGGGCGTTCAGAGGCGAAGGCGTGAAGTTCGTGAACCTGAACGTGCAGGCCGCGGATGCGGCGAAGCTGGAAGGGACCGCGCTCGTCGCGGACGCGAAGGCGGGGCTGTCCGACTTGCAAGCTTCATTGGATGCGGCAGGCTACCGCAGCGCTTACGTCGAGAACGAGCTCGCGGCCTTGAAGGCAGAATGGGACCGCGAGGTCGACCGTCTCTTCGCGGCGCAACATCCGGACGGGCTGTCCCAGACGAGGGCGCTCGGCGTTATCCAGGACACGCTCGATCCGTCGTCGGTGGTCGTATGCGCGGCGGGCAGTCTGCCCGGGGACCTGCATCGCCTATGGCGTCCCGCGCAGCCCAAGACGTACCACATGGAATACGGCTTTTCCTGCATGGGCTACGAGGTGGCGGGCGCGTTCGGCGCCGCGCTGGCCGAGCCATCGCGCGAAGTGTACGCGTTCGTGGGCGACGGCAGCTACCTGATGATGCATTCGGAGCTGGTCACGAGCCTGCAGGAAGGCCGCAAGATTACGATCCTTCTTTTCGACAACCATGGCTTCCAATGCATTCACAACCTGCAGCGCGCGAACGGCAGCGACGGCTTCGGCAATGAATTCCGCTACCGCAGCGCCGATACGGGCCGTTTGACGGGCGCGACGCTCCCGATCGACTTCGCGGCGCATGCCCGCAGCCTTGGCGCGGTCGCATATACCGCGAGGACGCCCGAGGAACTGCGCGAAGCGCTGACGCGCGCCAAGCGGGAGACGACGACCACGCTGATCGAGATTCCGGTCGTGCCCGGCACGAACACGGACGGCTACGAATCCTGGTGGCGCGTCGAGGTGCCGGAGGTGTCCGTCTCGGCCAAGGTCGGCGCGGCGCAGCGGGAGATGGCCGCGAGGACCGCGGAAGCGAAGCCATACTAATAACGACGCCTTATTAATATAGAGGAAGAGGTGAGCCGCATGGCCGATCGGCCGTTCAAACTAGGCATCCACCCGATCAACTGGGTGGGCGAAGACGTGTCTGAGCACGGCGCGGACACGACGTTCGAGATCATCGTGGACGATATCGCATCCCTCGGCCTGACCGGGACGGAGATGGGACGCAAGTTTCCGAAGGATCCGGCCGTGCTGAAGCGGGAGCTCGATGCCCGCGGCATCCGGCTCGTCTCCCAATGGAAGTCCGTGCTGTTCTCCGATCCGGCTTACCTCGATCGGGAGCTCGAAGATTACCGCCGCCACGCGGCGTTTCTGGCCGAGTTCGGCAGCACGGTCATCAGCACGGCGGAGGTCGGAGGCTCCCTGCACTTCGATCCCCGGCGCTCCGCGAACGAGAAGACGGTGCTGCGGCTGGACGAAGCGGGCTGGGACAATCTCGCGAAGGGACTCAACGCGGCCGGAGAGATTGCGCGGAGCTTCGGCATGAAGCTGGCGTACCACCATCACGGCGGCACGGTCGTCGAGCGGCCGGAAGAGATCGACGAGCTGCTCCGCCGGACCGACCCTGCGCTTGTCCACCTGCTGTACGATACGGGTCACGCCTTTTACGGCGGTTCCGATCCGCTGGCGCTGCTGCGCAAGCATTACGACAGAGTCGCCTATATCCACCTGAAAGATATTCGGCCGAGGGTGCTCGCCGAAGCTCGGACGGAAGACGCCGACTTCGTCACCTGCATCCGCAAGGGCGTGTTTACTGTCCCCGGCGACGGCTGCATCGACTTCGAGCCGATCGTGCGCGAGCTGCGGGCGCGCGGCTACGACGGCTGGGCGATGCTGGAGGGCGAGCAGGACCCGACGCTCCACCAGCCCCGCGAATACGCGCACAGGGCGATCGTGTACCTCGACGCGATCCTGGACCGGGTTCAAGGGACTGCCGACACAAAGGAGGCTTAACAGCGATGGGGATCATCGAGTTTAACGCGGCGAAAAAGGTGGATTTCGCGGCCATCGGCCGCCTGTGCATCGACCTCAACGCCAACGAGATCAACCGGCCGATGGAGGAAACGATCACGTTCACCAAGTACGTAGGCGGCTCTCCGGCCAATATTTGCATCGGCATGTCTCGCCTCGGCCTCGCCACCGGCTTCATCGGCAAGGTAGCGAACGACCAGATGGGCCGTTTTATCACGCAGTATCTCGTCAAAGAAGGCATCAGCGCGTCGAGCGTGTCGATCGACCGCACGGGCGCGACGACGGGGCTTGCGTTCACCGAGATCAAGAGCCCGACCGATTGCAGCATCCTGATGTACCGCGACAACGCCGCCGATCTGCTGCTGGCGCCGGACGAAGTGAGCGAAGCGCTTGTCGCGGACGCCAAGATGCTGCTGATCTCCGGGACGGCGCTCGCGGCCAGCCCGTCGCGGGAAGCGGTGTTCCTCGCGCTCGACTACGCGAAGCGCCACGGCGCCGTCATCGCGTTCGATCTCGACTACCGGCCCTATACGTGGCGCTCGGAGCAAGAGACGGCCGTCTATTATAACCTCGCCGCAGAGAAATGCGATATCATCCTCGGCACGCGCGAGGAGTTCGACATGATGGAGCGCTTCGAACGCAATCCGGACCGCGACGACCGCGTCACGGCATCCAAGTGGTTCGCGTACAGCGCGCAGCTTGTCGTTATCAAGCATGGCAAGGAAGGCTCCGTCGCCTATACGAAGGACGGGGCCTCGCACACGGCCCGCAGCTTCCCGGCCAAGGTCGTCAATACTTTCGGCGCCGGCGACTCGTACGCGGCGGGCTTCCTGTATGGTCTGCTGCAGGGGTGGGAGGTCGAGCGCTGCATGGAATTCGGTAGCGCCGCGGCCTGCATCGTCATCTCCAGCCACAGCTGCTCGGACGCGATGCCGACGACAGGCGCCGTCCACGACTATATCGAGCGCTGCAACCGCGGCGAGATTACGGCAAACAGCTAATTTACTAGAACCTATCAGATGGACATAGGAAAGGGGCAATCACGCCATGACGAATCGGATCGACGCCGCGGTGGAGACGCTGAGCAACCGGATCGGAGGCAAGCAGGTGCCGTCCGCCTCCGGGAAGGTAGAGCCGGTGTACAATCCGGCCACCGAAGAGGTGATCGCTTACGTCCCGCTGTCGAGCAAAGCGGACGTGGACGCGGCTGTTCAAGCGGCCGCGGAAGCGGGACGCGCATGGGCGAAGACGGCGGTGCCGCGCCGCGCCCGGATCCTGTTCAAATACCAGCAGCTGCTCGTCGAACGCTGGGAAGAGCTGGCGAGGCTCATCACGCTTGAAAACGGCAAGAGCTATGCCGAAGCCTATGGCGAGGTGCAGCGCGGCATCGAATGCGTAGAGTTCGCCGCCGGCGCGCCTTCGCTCATGATGGGCAAGCAGCTGCCCGACATCGCCACGAATCTCGAATCGGGCATGTACCGCTACCCGGTCGGCGTGGCGGCGGGCATTACGCCGTTTAATTTCCCGATGATGGTGCCTTGCTGGATGTTCCCGCTCGCGATCGCCTGCGGCAACGCGTTCGTGCTCAAACCGTCCGAGCGCACGCCGCTCCTGGCGCAGCGTCTCGCCGAGCTGTTCGACGAAGCCGGGCTGCCGCCCGGCGTGCTGAACATCGTGCACGGCGCGCATGACGCGGTCAACGGCATCCTCGAGCATCCCGGCATCGCGGCCGTCTCGTTCGTCGGCTCGCAGCCGGTCGCCGAGTACGTGTACAAGACCGCTTCGGCGCACGGCAAGCGCGTCCAGGCGCTGGCCGGCGCCAAAAACCATAGCATCGTCATGCCGGACGCCGATCTCGATGCGGCGGTCACCCAGATCGTCGCCGCCGCCTTCGGCTCCGCGGGCGAGCGCTGCATGGCCTGCTCCGTCGTCGTGGCGGTCGGCGACATCGGCGACGCGCTGGTGGAGAAGCTGAAGCAGGCTGCAGACGCGATCTCAATTGGCAACGGCCTGGAGGAGGGCGTCTTCCTCGGCCCGGTTATCCGCGATTCGCACAAGGCCCGCACGCTTGGCTATATCGAAGCCGGCGAGCGGGAGGGCGCGAAGCTCGTGCGCGACGGACGCCGGGATGCGGCTTCGGATGGCAAGGGCTACTTCGTCGGGCCGACGATTTTCGACGACGTCGCCTGCGAGATGAAGATCTGGAAGGACGAGATTTTCGCGCCGGTGCTGTCCGTCATGCGCGCAGCTACGCTAAGCGAGGCGATCGAGATCGCCAACCGCTCCGAATTCGCGAACGGGGCCTGCCTGTTCACGGACAGCGGCAGCGCCGTGCGCCAATTCCGCGAGACGATCGACGCCGGCATGCTCGGCATCAATCTGGGCGTGCCCGCGCCGATGGCGTTTTTCCCGTTCTCGGGCTGGAAGAAGTCGTTCTACGGCGATCTCCACGCGAACGGCACGGACGGCGTCGAGTTCTATACGCGCAAAAAAATGGTGACGGCGCGGTGGTAAGCCGCTGCGCGACCGGAATTCGAGCCTGAGTCCGAGCCATATGCCTGGTTCAGAGCGCGAAGCTGCGAATGCAGCCTTCCGGACGACGACACCAAAACGGTCTTACGCGGAATCAACAGGGAGGAACCTACGTTGAGCAACAATTCGAAAACGATCGGAATCGGCGTCATCGGCGCCGGCCGGATCGGCAAGATCCATGCGGACAATCTGCTGCGCATGCCCGGCGTCACGGTCGCGGGGATCGCGGACCCGTTCGCGGGCCAGGCGCTCGAGGCTTGGGCCGCGGAGCGCGGAATCGCCCGGGTGACGTCCGACGCGGGCGAGCTTCTGACGGATTCCGCCATTGAAGCAGTCGTCATCTGTTCGCCGACCGACACCCACGTCCCGCTGATCGTGGCAGCCGCCGCGAACGGCAAGGCGATTTTCTGCGAAAAACCGATCAGCATGAGCGTCGAAGGCACGCGCGAAGCGCTGCGCGCAGTCGCTGCGGCGGGCGTCAGTTTGCAGATCGGCTTCAACCGGCGGTTCGACCATAACTTCCGGCGCGTGAAGGAGATCGTGGGCGAGGGACGCGTCGGCGAACCTCATCTGATCAAGAT from the Cohnella hashimotonis genome contains:
- a CDS encoding glycoside hydrolase family 88/105 protein gives rise to the protein MTDYIERRESIGYWLGEDAAGILGAVAGRYLGANPEIPFALRAFSADGILQTEEGYYDFDMGRRLPDARHGEVAYACGLAWSDDERSLDAGIMPASPVRFYLNGTLLYRSGAVDEMKPDAKAIVPLLLRKGWNTLLLEMRRTEAGFGCRFGAEEGKVRILQVLAPFAERRETAGWAYSEALPAAAYGEGLGFPDFGGEEADTGIAWLPAREWPAEAAARPNFERIFGVPEGAAAGYAWSKLPPAVRGVSSIWRGWAHGPLTVWLDGQPVIELTGAGAFEHDLPLAFKDGHVLVRAETGEQGWGFELAVSAAESGAPVSFELPAPVHGADLAGGWLYAGPLPADHREVPAAVQSVKRLFKLADGAAAAGAGAFAGANGMTGWALNGPGLRLRPYYENAMLSNRWTAGAATNFGRWDYPLGVTMYGLLQTARELGRPEIADYARAHIDSCTDWYEYSLWDKAAYGFPSINHQLVLVKMLDNCGSFGSAMLEAYPSEGNADCLAIANVIADFIANRLERRDDGAYYRLCVGEYAADTMWADDLYMSAPFLSRYAGITGDRRYLDDAASQFLHYRRYLYMEDRGVMSHVYDFKYGKATRIPWGRGNGWTLFSLSELLERLPLAHEDRPALLAFFRELCAGIAAQQGESGLWRQVLTDPDAYEEASCTAMFAYAFARGVRFGWLDDSIRFSEAALRGWRGLASKAIDRNGNVHGVCSGSRYSFTEDYYKYDLLTVVNDNHGTGIMMLAGVEICRLEAFLRERDSSKTRRAVQAPGGV
- the iolD gene encoding 3D-(3,5/4)-trihydroxycyclohexane-1,2-dione acylhydrolase (decyclizing), which encodes MAQALLKFLDNQYISVDGAETKFVQGVMGIFGHGNVTGIGEALERSAGELVYVQGKNEQGMVHAAAAYAKQKNRRQIWACTSSIGPGALNMVTAAATATVNRIPVLLLPGDNFAGRQPDPVLQQLEVASDYNVSAADAFKPVSRYWDRIARPEQLMAAALQAMRVLTDPAETGAVTLALPQDVQAEAYDYPDAFFVKRVHVVDRRPPSAAAVERAAALIAAAKRPLIIAGGGVLYADATAELAAFAERFGIPVAETQAGNSALPWDHPLNLGAIGVTGSLAANRVAADADLVIGIGTRYSDFTTASKRAFRGEGVKFVNLNVQAADAAKLEGTALVADAKAGLSDLQASLDAAGYRSAYVENELAALKAEWDREVDRLFAAQHPDGLSQTRALGVIQDTLDPSSVVVCAAGSLPGDLHRLWRPAQPKTYHMEYGFSCMGYEVAGAFGAALAEPSREVYAFVGDGSYLMMHSELVTSLQEGRKITILLFDNHGFQCIHNLQRANGSDGFGNEFRYRSADTGRLTGATLPIDFAAHARSLGAVAYTARTPEELREALTRAKRETTTTLIEIPVVPGTNTDGYESWWRVEVPEVSVSAKVGAAQREMAARTAEAKPY
- the iolE gene encoding myo-inosose-2 dehydratase, giving the protein MADRPFKLGIHPINWVGEDVSEHGADTTFEIIVDDIASLGLTGTEMGRKFPKDPAVLKRELDARGIRLVSQWKSVLFSDPAYLDRELEDYRRHAAFLAEFGSTVISTAEVGGSLHFDPRRSANEKTVLRLDEAGWDNLAKGLNAAGEIARSFGMKLAYHHHGGTVVERPEEIDELLRRTDPALVHLLYDTGHAFYGGSDPLALLRKHYDRVAYIHLKDIRPRVLAEARTEDADFVTCIRKGVFTVPGDGCIDFEPIVRELRARGYDGWAMLEGEQDPTLHQPREYAHRAIVYLDAILDRVQGTADTKEA
- the iolC gene encoding 5-dehydro-2-deoxygluconokinase, translated to MGIIEFNAAKKVDFAAIGRLCIDLNANEINRPMEETITFTKYVGGSPANICIGMSRLGLATGFIGKVANDQMGRFITQYLVKEGISASSVSIDRTGATTGLAFTEIKSPTDCSILMYRDNAADLLLAPDEVSEALVADAKMLLISGTALAASPSREAVFLALDYAKRHGAVIAFDLDYRPYTWRSEQETAVYYNLAAEKCDIILGTREEFDMMERFERNPDRDDRVTASKWFAYSAQLVVIKHGKEGSVAYTKDGASHTARSFPAKVVNTFGAGDSYAAGFLYGLLQGWEVERCMEFGSAAACIVISSHSCSDAMPTTGAVHDYIERCNRGEITANS
- a CDS encoding CoA-acylating methylmalonate-semialdehyde dehydrogenase yields the protein MTNRIDAAVETLSNRIGGKQVPSASGKVEPVYNPATEEVIAYVPLSSKADVDAAVQAAAEAGRAWAKTAVPRRARILFKYQQLLVERWEELARLITLENGKSYAEAYGEVQRGIECVEFAAGAPSLMMGKQLPDIATNLESGMYRYPVGVAAGITPFNFPMMVPCWMFPLAIACGNAFVLKPSERTPLLAQRLAELFDEAGLPPGVLNIVHGAHDAVNGILEHPGIAAVSFVGSQPVAEYVYKTASAHGKRVQALAGAKNHSIVMPDADLDAAVTQIVAAAFGSAGERCMACSVVVAVGDIGDALVEKLKQAADAISIGNGLEEGVFLGPVIRDSHKARTLGYIEAGEREGAKLVRDGRRDAASDGKGYFVGPTIFDDVACEMKIWKDEIFAPVLSVMRAATLSEAIEIANRSEFANGACLFTDSGSAVRQFRETIDAGMLGINLGVPAPMAFFPFSGWKKSFYGDLHANGTDGVEFYTRKKMVTARW